The following coding sequences lie in one Rutidosis leptorrhynchoides isolate AG116_Rl617_1_P2 chromosome 4, CSIRO_AGI_Rlap_v1, whole genome shotgun sequence genomic window:
- the LOC139843737 gene encoding eukaryotic translation initiation factor 3 subunit B-like, translating to MANVMSMDEISLKAARSNIDFSSVDWNSVNPPPGEDFGIISDDDDILNEEGSLEFDAGFGSIIVVDNLPVVPKEKFEKLEGVVRKIYSQIGVIKENGLWMPVEEDTGKTKGYCFIEYNTPQEAELAKEKTNGYKLDKAHIFVVNMFEEIDKFMKVPDEWAPPEIKAYEPGENLQHWLTDEKGRDQFVIRSGSDTEVLWNDARQVKADPVYKRPFWTESFVQWSPLGTYLATVHRQGAAVWGGASTFNRLMRYAHPQVKLIDFSPGEKYLVTYSSHEPSNPRDTHRVVLNIFDVRTGKVMRDFKGSADEFAIGGTGGFTGVSWPVFKWGGGKEDKYFARMGKNVISVYETETFSLIDKKSIKVENVMDFSWSPTEPKFALFVPELGGGNQPARVSLFQIPGKEELRQKNLFSVSDCKMYWQSNGEYLAVKVDRYTKTKKSTYTGFELFRIKERDIPIEVFELDNKNDKVFAFAWEPKGHRFAVIHGDNPRPDVSFYSVKGDKVLKLTTLKQKQANTLFWSPTGRFIILAGLKGFNGQLEFYNVDELETMATAEHFMATDIEWDPTGRYVATSVTSVHEMENGFNIWSFNGKLLYRILKDHFFQFLWRPRPPSFLSPEKEEEIFKNLKKYSKKYDVQDQDISVLLSEQDREKRKQLKDDWERWVNQWKKNHEEQKMERQMLRDGEASDIEEEYEAKEVEVEEVLEVTEEVILDA from the exons ATGGCGAACGTAATGTCCATGGATGAGATTAGCCTTAAAGCAGCTCGTTCAAACATCGATTTTTCTTCTGTTGATTGGAACTCCGTTAATCCCCCTCCTGGTGAAGATTTCGGCATCATAAG tgatgatgatgatattcttAATGAGGAGGGTTCATTGGAATTTGATGCTGGTTTTGGGAGTATCATTGTTGTGGATAACTTACCAGTTGTGCCTAAGGAGAAGTTTGAAAAGCTTGAAGGTGTAGTTCGTAAAATTTACAGTCAAATTGGCGTTATAAAGGAAAATGGGCTTTGGATGCCTGTTGAGGAAGATACTGGCAAAACAAAAGGTTATTGCTTTATCGAGTACAACACGCCTCAG GAAGCAGAGCTAGCCAAGGAGAAGACTAATGGATATAAGCTAGACAAAGCACATATTTTTGTGGTTAACATGTTTGAAGAAATCGATAAGTTCATGAAAGTGCCAGATGAGTGGGCTCCTCCTGAAATTAAGGCTTATGAACCAGGG GAGAACCTACAACACTGGCTTACTGACGAGAAAGGTCGAGACCAGTTTGTTATTCGTTCTGGATCAGACACCGAGGTCCTGTGGAATGATGCAAGACAAGTGAAGGCAGATCCTGTCTACAAGCGCCCA TTTTGGACTGAAAGTTTCGTGCAGTGGTCTCCCTTAGGGACCTACTTAGCTACAGTACATCGCCAGGGTGCTGCTGTTTGGGGTGGTGCTTCTACCTTTAATCGATTGATGCGTTATGCTCATCCACAG GTTAAACTTATTGATTTCTCTCCTGGTGAGAAATATTTGGTTACATATAGCAGCCATGAACCTAGCAACCCCCGCGATACTCAT AGGGTGGTGCTCAACATATTTGACGTTAGAACTGGAAAAGTAATGAGAGATTTCAAGGGAAGTGCTGATGAGTTTGCAATCGGAGGAACTGGTGGTTTTACTGGGGTTTCCTGGCCTGTTTTCAA ATGGGGTGGAGGTAAAGAGGACAAATACTTTGCTCGAATGGGTAAAAATGTGATTTCAGTTTATGAGACAGAGACATTCAGTCTTATTGACAAAAAATCCATTAAAGTTGAAAATGTTATGGACTTCAGTTGGTCCCCCACTGAACCTAAATTTGCACTTTTTGTCCCTGAACTTGGTGGTGGAAATCAACCTGCACGT GTGAGTCTTTTTCAAATTCCTGGCAAAGAAGAGTTGAGACAGAAAAATCTTTTCAGTGTTAGCGATTGCAAAATGTATTGGCAAAGTAATGGGGAATATCTTGCAGTTAAGGTTGACAGGTACACAAAAACCAAAAAGAGTACATATACTGGCTTCGAGCTATTCAGAATCAAAGAACGTGATATACCTATTGAGGTTTTTGAGCTTGATAACAAGAACGACAAGGTTTTTGCATTTGCTTGGGAACCAAAGGGTCACAGGTTTGCAGTTATTCATGGTGATAATCCAAGGCCCGATGTTAGTTTCTACTCTGTGAAGGGTGATAAGGTTCTAAAGCTCACAACCCTCAAGCAAAAGCAGGCGAATACTTTATTTTGGTCACCTACTGGTCGTTTTATCATTTTGGCTGGGTTGAAGGGCTTCAATGGACAGTTGGAGTTCTATAATGTGGATGAGCTTGAGACAATGGCTACTGCTGAGCATTTTATGGCAACGGACATTGAATGGGATCCTACTGGAAG GTATGTTGCAACATCCGTCACATCAGTGCATGAGATGGAAAATGGATTCAATATCTGGTCCTTCAATGGAAAGCTACTCTACCGAATTCTCAAGGATCATTTCTTTCAG TTCCTGTGGAGGCCTAGGCCACCATCATTCTTGAGCCCTGAGAAAGAGGAAGAAATATTCAAGAACCTGAAGAAATACAGTAAAAAGTACGATGTACAAGATCAGGACATCTCTGTATTATTGAGTGAGCAGGATCGTGAAAAGAGGAAGCAGTTGAAGGACGATTGGGAAAGGTGGGTCAACCAGTGGAAGAAGAATCATGAAGAACAAAAAATGGAGAGACAAATGCTGAGAGATGGTGAAGCTAGTGATATTGAAGAGGAATACGAAGCTAAAGAAGTTGAAGTTGAAGAAGTTTTGGAAGTTACTGAAGAAGTCATTCTCGATGCTTGA